One window from the genome of Desulfovibrio psychrotolerans encodes:
- a CDS encoding efflux RND transporter permease subunit, translating to MILNEGAVRNQPFVLVLLILILVAGLYSYAKLPREAAPDIQIPYIFVTTDYEGVAPEDMEKLITIPLERKLKGLEGVEELTSQSDDGLSTIAIKFLPSVDIDDALQKVRDKVDQAKGDLPSDLKDDPVISEMNFSDQPIIQVVLSGPFSLKRLKVFAEELEDRFESIPGVLDARIIGGLEREIHVEFDLDRVASYNVPFTSMLQAVERGNVNMPGGSMDIGDARYQVRVPEDFSNPAEINNIVAFVRDGRPVYLRDVAAIRDHHKDATSMSRLNGENAVTLQVVKRSGENIIHINDRVTAVVEEMRDFLPPTLTISLTADMAEDIRIMVADLENNILSGLLLVLVVVLLFIGGRSAVFVSVAIPLSMLITFALLRVLDITLNMVVLFSLILALGMLVDNGIVIVENIYRHMQEGKGRFQAALDGTSEVAWPVITSTLTTVGAFFPMIFWPGIMGGFMSFLPKTVILCLMGSLFVALVINPVLSARYQTARPPRIGTDGDLQSSRSRRVYGWLLQWSLSHRLLVVGLSFAMLVGSIVAFGMFGKGVEFFPETEPKRAYANIKLPVGTNLDATDRYVRVIERVASEYEDVRFVIGGTGAGTGGSFGGGGSGTHLGSVTLDFKPLSERTRDSSAIVAELRERLSALITGGELRVEKEKEGPPTGDPISLELYGDDMQVLGGIVAAVRDAMRDIPGIVDLKDNFVNGKPEIQIRVDKEKAALLGLDTYSVAYTVKAAINGAKVGVYREGKDEYDIIAKLPQKDRQSVESLRRITVSGPNGEPVPLTAVADVHLASGLGAINHKDQKRVVTVSANVDGRLANDIIRELDGVLRTMSWPRGYSYGFAGEQEEQRKAEEFLSEAFVGAIFIIFLVLVAQFNSLVTPFIILTSVVLSFIGVFAGLLVSGMAFGIIMTGVGVISLAGVVVNNAIVLIDYFEQLKRSGMETRDALIKAGLTRFRPVILTAVTTILGLLPMAIGVSFDFFAMELITESESAQWWGPMAVAVIFGLFVSTLLTLVVVPVLCSLQDSMRNHVARFRARGKVQAADAADAADAADAA from the coding sequence ATGATTCTCAATGAAGGCGCAGTCAGGAACCAGCCGTTCGTTCTGGTGCTCCTGATTCTTATACTGGTGGCCGGGCTGTACAGCTACGCCAAGCTTCCCCGCGAGGCCGCTCCGGATATCCAGATTCCCTACATCTTTGTGACTACAGATTACGAGGGCGTGGCCCCGGAGGATATGGAAAAGCTCATCACCATTCCGCTGGAGCGCAAGCTCAAGGGGCTGGAGGGTGTGGAGGAGCTTACCTCGCAGTCGGACGACGGGCTTTCCACCATTGCCATCAAGTTTCTGCCCAGCGTGGATATTGACGATGCGTTGCAGAAGGTGCGTGACAAGGTGGATCAGGCCAAGGGCGATCTGCCATCGGACCTCAAGGACGATCCCGTTATCAGCGAAATGAACTTTTCGGACCAGCCCATCATTCAGGTGGTGCTTTCCGGACCGTTCAGCCTCAAGCGGCTGAAGGTGTTTGCGGAGGAGCTGGAAGACCGTTTCGAATCCATTCCCGGCGTGCTGGATGCCCGCATCATCGGCGGGTTGGAGCGCGAAATCCATGTGGAGTTTGATCTGGACCGCGTGGCCTCGTACAACGTGCCCTTTACCAGCATGTTGCAGGCCGTGGAGCGGGGCAACGTGAACATGCCCGGCGGCTCCATGGATATTGGCGATGCCCGGTATCAGGTGCGCGTGCCGGAAGACTTCAGCAACCCTGCGGAGATAAATAATATCGTGGCCTTTGTGCGCGACGGCAGGCCCGTTTATCTGCGTGACGTGGCCGCCATACGCGACCACCACAAAGACGCCACATCCATGAGCCGCCTGAACGGCGAAAATGCCGTGACCTTGCAGGTGGTGAAGCGCAGCGGCGAGAACATTATCCACATCAACGACCGGGTGACCGCCGTGGTTGAGGAGATGCGCGACTTTCTGCCGCCCACGCTTACCATAAGCCTTACGGCGGACATGGCGGAAGACATACGCATCATGGTGGCGGACCTGGAGAACAACATCCTTTCCGGCCTGCTGCTGGTGCTGGTGGTGGTGCTGCTCTTTATAGGCGGGCGTTCCGCCGTGTTTGTCTCCGTGGCCATTCCGCTTTCCATGCTCATCACCTTTGCCCTGCTGCGGGTGCTGGATATAACCCTGAACATGGTGGTGCTCTTTTCGCTCATTCTTGCGCTGGGCATGCTGGTGGATAACGGCATAGTCATTGTGGAGAATATCTACCGGCACATGCAGGAAGGCAAAGGGCGCTTTCAGGCCGCACTGGACGGCACAAGCGAGGTGGCGTGGCCGGTCATTACCTCAACGCTGACCACTGTGGGCGCGTTTTTTCCCATGATTTTCTGGCCCGGCATCATGGGCGGCTTCATGTCGTTTTTGCCTAAAACAGTCATACTGTGCCTCATGGGGTCACTCTTTGTGGCCTTGGTCATAAATCCCGTTCTTTCAGCCCGGTACCAGACGGCACGGCCTCCGCGTATCGGAACGGACGGCGATCTGCAATCTTCCCGTTCCCGCAGGGTGTACGGCTGGCTGCTGCAATGGTCTCTTTCCCACCGCCTTCTGGTGGTGGGCCTATCCTTTGCCATGCTGGTAGGCTCCATCGTTGCCTTCGGCATGTTCGGCAAGGGGGTTGAGTTCTTCCCGGAAACGGAACCGAAGCGCGCCTATGCCAACATAAAGCTGCCCGTAGGGACTAATCTGGATGCAACGGACCGCTACGTGCGGGTCATAGAACGTGTGGCCTCGGAATATGAGGACGTGCGTTTTGTCATTGGCGGCACAGGGGCTGGCACGGGCGGCAGCTTTGGTGGCGGCGGCAGCGGAACGCATCTTGGTTCCGTAACGCTGGACTTCAAGCCGCTTTCTGAACGCACGCGCGATTCCTCGGCCATTGTGGCCGAACTGCGGGAACGTCTTTCCGCTCTTATCACGGGCGGGGAGTTGCGGGTGGAAAAGGAAAAGGAAGGCCCCCCCACCGGCGACCCCATCAGTCTGGAGCTGTACGGCGATGACATGCAGGTGCTGGGCGGCATTGTGGCCGCTGTGCGTGATGCCATGCGTGATATTCCCGGCATTGTGGACCTGAAGGACAACTTTGTGAACGGCAAGCCGGAGATCCAGATACGTGTGGATAAGGAAAAGGCCGCACTGCTGGGGCTGGATACCTACTCCGTGGCCTACACCGTGAAGGCGGCCATAAACGGAGCCAAGGTGGGCGTGTACCGCGAAGGCAAGGACGAGTACGATATCATCGCCAAGCTGCCGCAGAAGGACAGGCAATCGGTTGAATCGTTGCGCCGCATAACGGTTTCCGGGCCCAACGGCGAGCCTGTGCCGCTTACCGCTGTGGCCGATGTGCATCTGGCCAGCGGGCTGGGAGCCATAAACCACAAGGACCAGAAGCGCGTTGTGACTGTTTCGGCCAACGTGGACGGGCGGCTTGCCAATGATATCATCCGCGAATTGGACGGCGTTCTGCGCACCATGTCGTGGCCGAGGGGCTATTCCTACGGATTCGCAGGTGAACAGGAGGAGCAGCGCAAGGCTGAGGAATTTCTTTCCGAGGCTTTTGTGGGGGCCATTTTCATCATATTTCTGGTGCTGGTGGCGCAATTCAACTCGCTGGTCACGCCGTTCATCATCCTTACCTCGGTGGTACTTTCGTTCATCGGGGTGTTTGCAGGACTGCTGGTTTCCGGCATGGCGTTCGGCATCATCATGACCGGGGTGGGGGTTATATCCCTTGCAGGCGTGGTGGTGAATAACGCCATCGTGCTCATTGACTATTTTGAACAGCTGAAGCGTTCGGGCATGGAGACCCGCGATGCCCTGATCAAGGCCGGGCTTACACGATTCAGACCCGTTATCCTCACGGCAGTGACCACCATTCTGGGGCTGCTGCCCATGGCTATAGGGGTAAGCTTCGACTTCTTTGCCATGGAGCTGATAACGGAATCGGAATCCGCCCAGTGGTGGGGCCCCATGGCCGTTGCGGTCATTTTCGGGCTGTTCGTGTCTACCCTGCTCACACTGGTGGTGGTGCCTGTGCTGTGCTCGTTGCAGGACAGCATGCGAAACCATGTGGCCAGATTCAGAGCACGGGGCAAGGTGCAGGCGGCGGATGCGGCGGATGCGGCGGATGCGGCGGATGCGGCATAA